In Flavobacterium gelatinilyticum, a genomic segment contains:
- a CDS encoding glycoside hydrolase family 30 protein → MISTKSILLTSALILQLSGPPSKNTTVESIAAVSNKKLEVYTTAENSNLRLSLSNDLISNKSAANATVFIEINPDKTFQTFLGIGGAITDASAEVFAKLPADKQQEFLTAYYDKNKGIGYSLARTTIHSCDFSSESYTYVREGDKELKTFSIDHDRKYRIPLLKKAIENAGGKLTLFVSPWSPPAFMKDNNDILNGGILLPEFAQSWADYYAKFIKEYEKEGIPIWGLTIQNEPMAKQRWESCIYTPEAERDFLKNFLGPTLEKDGLGSKKIIIWDHNRGDMLEKRAQLVFSDPEVSKYAWGIGFHWYETWNGGTPKFESVAKVHETFPNKNLIFTEGCIEKFDASKYQFWVNAERYGLNMINDFNNGTVGWTDWNILLDQKGGPNHVGNFCFAPIHADTNSGQLIYTPMYYYIGHFSKFIRPDAKRINETVSNKKLLSTSFKNPDGKTATIIMNQEDKGIVYAITINSQKYTITIPAHAMQTLVY, encoded by the coding sequence ATGATATCAACAAAAAGCATACTGCTGACATCGGCACTAATTTTACAACTCAGCGGTCCTCCGTCAAAGAATACAACTGTAGAAAGCATTGCAGCTGTTTCAAATAAAAAATTAGAAGTTTATACAACGGCCGAAAATTCAAATTTAAGATTATCCCTTTCAAATGATTTGATTTCGAATAAATCTGCAGCCAATGCAACAGTTTTTATAGAAATAAATCCGGATAAAACTTTTCAGACTTTCCTTGGAATCGGCGGTGCAATAACAGACGCAAGTGCCGAAGTTTTTGCAAAGTTACCTGCAGATAAACAGCAGGAATTTCTAACAGCTTATTATGACAAAAATAAGGGAATAGGATATTCGCTTGCCAGAACAACTATTCACAGCTGTGATTTTAGCAGTGAAAGTTACACCTATGTTCGTGAAGGCGATAAAGAACTAAAAACGTTTAGTATCGATCACGACAGAAAATACAGAATACCATTACTTAAAAAAGCAATTGAAAATGCCGGCGGGAAATTAACTTTATTTGTTAGTCCATGGAGTCCCCCAGCTTTCATGAAAGACAATAATGATATTTTGAACGGCGGTATTTTATTGCCTGAATTTGCTCAGTCGTGGGCAGATTATTATGCTAAATTTATAAAAGAATACGAAAAAGAAGGAATCCCAATTTGGGGATTAACCATCCAGAATGAGCCTATGGCAAAACAGCGTTGGGAATCCTGCATTTATACGCCCGAAGCCGAAAGAGATTTTCTGAAAAATTTCTTAGGACCAACCTTAGAAAAAGACGGATTAGGTTCGAAAAAGATTATAATCTGGGATCATAACCGCGGCGATATGTTAGAGAAAAGAGCACAACTGGTTTTCTCTGATCCTGAAGTTTCAAAATATGCATGGGGAATTGGTTTTCACTGGTATGAAACATGGAATGGAGGTACGCCAAAATTTGAATCGGTTGCCAAAGTTCATGAAACTTTCCCGAACAAAAATCTGATTTTTACAGAAGGCTGCATCGAAAAATTTGACGCATCAAAATATCAGTTCTGGGTCAATGCAGAACGTTACGGCCTTAATATGATTAACGATTTCAATAATGGAACAGTGGGCTGGACAGACTGGAATATTCTTCTGGATCAAAAAGGAGGTCCAAATCATGTTGGCAATTTTTGTTTTGCACCCATTCATGCCGATACCAATTCCGGACAGCTGATTTATACACCTATGTATTATTACATAGGACATTTTTCAAAATTTATTCGTCCCGATGCTAAAAGGATAAATGAAACAGTAAGTAACAAGAAACTGCTGAGTACTTCATTTAAAAATCCTGACGGCAAGACTGCCACAATAATCATGAACCAGGAAGATAAAGGTATCGTTTACGCCATAACCATTAATTCTCAAAAATATACGATTACCATACCGGCACATGCCATGCAGACACTGGTATACTAA
- a CDS encoding glycoside hydrolase family 30 protein codes for MKKMKFIITTCLCFSLSVFSQNTHKKQVQKFTTANKKITVYTTAANTNLKLTATDNLSFTASTQPVETEISVFVEPSKKFQTFIGIGGAVTDASAEIFAKLSKEKQTEFLNAYYDTQKGIGYSLLRTTIQSSDFSSGSYSYIEEGDKDLKTFSIDHDRKYRIPLIKEAIKTAGGKLLTYATPWSPNAFMKSNKSVLKGGKLLPEFYQPWANFYAKFIKAYNKEGIPIWGTSVQNEPMATQTWESCLYTAEEERDYIKNYLGPTLKKEGLGDVKIIAWDHNRDLMVQRANVIFSDPEASKYVWGLGFHWYETWTGAQPMFENVARVHEAYPDKKLMFTEGCVERFDAAKYQFWPNAERYGTSMINDFNNGTVAWTDWNILLDQFGGPNHVGNFCFAPLHADTTTGELIYTPSYYYIGHFSKFIRPNAVRVSSSVSRSYLLSTSFLNTNGKMATIVMNHTDNEITYNFIIASEKTVVKIPAHAIQTLVY; via the coding sequence ATGAAAAAAATGAAATTTATTATCACAACTTGTTTATGTTTCTCTTTATCTGTTTTTTCACAAAACACACACAAAAAACAGGTTCAGAAATTTACAACAGCCAATAAAAAAATAACCGTTTACACCACTGCTGCCAATACGAATTTAAAATTAACTGCAACAGACAATTTAAGTTTTACAGCATCGACACAGCCGGTTGAAACTGAAATTTCAGTTTTTGTAGAACCATCTAAAAAATTCCAGACCTTTATAGGGATTGGAGGTGCCGTAACCGATGCCAGTGCTGAGATTTTCGCAAAATTATCCAAAGAAAAACAAACCGAATTTTTAAACGCCTATTACGATACTCAAAAAGGAATTGGGTATTCATTGCTAAGAACAACGATTCAAAGCTCTGATTTTAGCAGTGGAAGCTATTCCTATATCGAAGAAGGCGACAAAGATTTGAAAACTTTTTCAATTGATCATGATCGAAAATACAGAATCCCGCTAATTAAAGAGGCTATAAAAACAGCTGGCGGAAAATTGCTGACTTATGCCACGCCATGGTCGCCAAACGCATTTATGAAAAGCAATAAAAGCGTACTTAAAGGCGGAAAATTACTGCCTGAATTCTACCAGCCGTGGGCAAATTTTTATGCAAAATTTATAAAAGCGTATAATAAAGAAGGCATTCCAATCTGGGGAACATCGGTACAAAATGAACCAATGGCAACTCAAACATGGGAATCTTGTTTGTATACAGCAGAGGAAGAAAGAGATTATATAAAAAACTACTTAGGGCCAACTCTTAAAAAAGAAGGACTTGGCGATGTAAAAATTATTGCATGGGATCATAACAGAGATTTAATGGTTCAGAGAGCAAATGTTATTTTCTCAGATCCCGAAGCTTCAAAATATGTATGGGGATTAGGTTTTCACTGGTATGAAACCTGGACAGGCGCACAGCCAATGTTTGAAAATGTGGCCCGGGTACACGAAGCTTATCCTGATAAAAAACTAATGTTTACAGAAGGATGTGTCGAAAGATTTGATGCTGCCAAATACCAATTCTGGCCAAACGCAGAACGCTACGGAACTTCGATGATAAATGATTTTAATAACGGAACCGTTGCCTGGACAGACTGGAATATTCTGTTAGACCAGTTTGGAGGACCTAACCATGTGGGCAATTTTTGTTTTGCACCTCTTCATGCCGACACTACAACGGGGGAATTAATTTACACACCATCGTATTATTACATAGGACATTTTTCAAAATTCATTCGTCCAAATGCAGTTCGTGTAAGTTCGTCAGTAAGCAGAAGTTATTTATTAAGCACATCATTTTTAAATACTAATGGCAAAATGGCAACCATCGTAATGAATCATACAGATAATGAAATAACATACAATTTTATTATTGCTTCAGAAAAAACAGTGGTTAAAATTCCGGCTCACGCTATTCAAACGCTGGTGTATTAA
- a CDS encoding RagB/SusD family nutrient uptake outer membrane protein: protein MKLISFKHSLIACGVLLTLGACDTDEKLEVKGDGVVLEQDFYRNETEAYSGLVAAYDKLGKFAGAMENAPLLFLNSASDDFYAGGGNSGDQPGLQVASNYTVSQFNIPPAIWADYYKGVARCNVMIQKLPEIPMDATKKARFMAEVKALRAYYYFDLVRIFKKIPLILTPLTKDEIPLVVQVAPEAVYAQMEKDLREAINDLPVTIPSNESGRFSQGAAIALLGKIYLYDNKKSEAAAELAKVNGPTPGGTSSYGYKLLGSFADLWNHSNKFNTESIFEITYSDKSNADWGNFERGDDEGNVAAQLMGMRDYSRTDAGKAAGLPDYINGWGFIVVTTDLANALKTDPRFASTIFDANAAKAAKQITFTDSYNETGYHFIKYAAVNADIKATNPFLNFGINTYVIRLADTYLLEAEALGGTGARAQALLDAVRARVGLGSVPVSLDAIYAERRLELAGEGHRWFDLVRTGQAGAKLAFKGFTVGKNEAFPIPYSEFNNTKMVQNDQYDN, encoded by the coding sequence ATGAAACTTATAAGTTTTAAACATTCATTAATCGCCTGCGGCGTGTTATTAACACTTGGAGCCTGCGATACCGATGAAAAATTGGAAGTAAAAGGAGACGGAGTTGTGCTCGAACAAGATTTTTACAGAAACGAAACAGAAGCATACTCTGGTTTAGTTGCTGCTTATGATAAATTAGGAAAGTTTGCCGGAGCAATGGAAAATGCACCATTATTGTTTCTGAATTCTGCATCGGATGATTTTTATGCAGGAGGAGGTAACTCCGGTGACCAGCCGGGTCTTCAGGTAGCATCAAATTACACGGTGAGCCAGTTTAATATTCCGCCTGCTATCTGGGCAGATTATTACAAAGGTGTGGCGAGATGTAATGTGATGATCCAGAAACTGCCAGAAATTCCAATGGATGCAACAAAAAAAGCAAGATTCATGGCAGAGGTAAAAGCCTTACGTGCTTATTACTATTTTGATCTTGTTAGAATATTCAAAAAAATTCCGCTGATCTTGACACCGCTTACTAAAGATGAAATTCCGTTAGTAGTACAGGTTGCCCCTGAAGCAGTTTATGCACAGATGGAAAAAGATTTAAGAGAAGCTATTAACGATCTTCCTGTTACGATTCCATCAAATGAATCAGGTCGTTTTTCACAAGGCGCGGCTATTGCCCTTTTAGGTAAAATCTATTTATATGATAACAAAAAGAGCGAAGCAGCTGCCGAGCTGGCTAAAGTAAACGGTCCAACTCCGGGCGGAACAAGCAGCTACGGTTACAAACTGTTAGGCAGCTTTGCAGATTTATGGAATCACAGCAATAAATTCAATACCGAATCTATTTTTGAAATTACGTATTCAGATAAATCAAATGCTGACTGGGGTAATTTTGAAAGAGGTGATGATGAAGGAAATGTTGCCGCTCAGTTAATGGGGATGCGCGATTATTCCAGAACAGATGCCGGAAAAGCAGCGGGTCTTCCTGACTACATCAACGGCTGGGGATTCATCGTCGTGACTACAGATTTAGCGAATGCCCTTAAAACAGATCCTCGTTTCGCGTCTACTATTTTTGATGCAAATGCAGCAAAAGCAGCAAAGCAGATAACATTTACGGATAGTTATAACGAAACAGGGTACCATTTTATAAAATATGCGGCAGTAAATGCTGATATTAAAGCAACAAACCCGTTCCTGAACTTTGGAATCAATACCTATGTGATCCGTCTGGCTGATACCTATTTGTTAGAAGCCGAAGCACTTGGAGGGACAGGAGCAAGAGCTCAGGCACTTTTAGATGCTGTAAGAGCGAGAGTTGGTTTAGGTTCTGTGCCAGTTTCTCTTGATGCTATTTATGCAGAAAGAAGATTGGAACTTGCAGGCGAAGGACACCGTTGGTTTGACTTGGTAAGAACAGGTCAGGCAGGAGCGAAGTTAGCATTTAAAGGATTTACAGTAGGTAAAAATGAAGCTTTCCCAATTCCGTACAGTGAATTTAATAACACTAAAATGGTTCAGAACGATCAATACGATAATTAA